From one Desulfuromonas acetoxidans DSM 684 genomic stretch:
- a CDS encoding ATP synthase F0 subunit B — MISIDWTILVQFVNFLILMAVLNILLYRPLRNIMTQRQEAIDGGHQKASELEASINEKMESYESKLQQAKLEGSQEAASLRAEAVKEESAILGEARGEADKSLAEMKNKVAGEAEEARKTLGEETKNLANAIASKVLGRDVK; from the coding sequence GTGATAAGCATTGATTGGACCATCCTGGTGCAGTTTGTCAATTTCCTGATCCTTATGGCGGTACTTAACATCCTGTTATATCGTCCTTTGCGTAATATTATGACGCAACGTCAGGAAGCCATTGACGGCGGTCACCAAAAGGCGAGCGAACTGGAAGCTTCTATCAATGAAAAGATGGAAAGCTACGAGAGTAAGCTCCAGCAAGCGAAACTGGAAGGCAGCCAGGAAGCAGCGTCGCTTCGTGCTGAAGCAGTTAAAGAGGAGTCCGCCATACTTGGTGAGGCACGTGGTGAGGCAGACAAAAGTTTAGCCGAAATGAAAAACAAAGTCGCCGGAGAAGCGGAAGAGGCACGCAAGACTTTGGGAGAAGAAACTAAGAATCTGGCGAATGCCATCGCTTCAAAGGTTCTGGGAAGGGACGTGAAATAA
- a CDS encoding ParB/RepB/Spo0J family partition protein, giving the protein MAKRPALGKGMGALLSAATPASNGKYFLCGIEDLKPHHSQPRKTFNDEKMEELVASIKEKGVIQPLVVRRVDDFYQIIAGERRWRAAQKAGLTEVPVTIQDVSEDWALEIALIENIQREDLNAIEEAEAYKHLIENFDLAQDDVAKRVGKSRSAVTNSLRLLRLPEAIRQDVLEQKLSMGHARCLLSLESDEDMVEARDQVVKKGLSVRATESLVKKIKTVIAPSEKEKQVKIDPELNHLEDILKKNLGTQVKIKTKGKGGRIEISFYDNTELQRILDYMNVV; this is encoded by the coding sequence ATGGCAAAACGACCTGCTTTAGGTAAAGGGATGGGGGCTCTGCTCAGCGCAGCGACACCGGCGTCCAACGGTAAATATTTTCTCTGTGGCATTGAGGATCTTAAACCGCATCACAGCCAGCCGAGAAAAACCTTCAATGATGAAAAGATGGAGGAGCTTGTTGCCTCCATAAAAGAGAAGGGGGTTATTCAGCCTCTGGTTGTGCGACGTGTCGATGATTTTTATCAGATCATCGCCGGTGAGAGGCGCTGGCGTGCGGCCCAGAAAGCGGGATTAACAGAAGTTCCGGTCACGATTCAGGATGTTTCCGAAGATTGGGCTCTGGAAATCGCTCTGATTGAGAATATCCAGCGTGAAGATCTTAACGCCATTGAGGAAGCTGAAGCGTATAAACACCTGATTGAAAATTTTGATCTGGCTCAGGATGATGTTGCAAAACGTGTTGGGAAAAGTCGTTCCGCAGTTACCAATTCCCTGCGTTTATTGCGTTTACCGGAAGCCATTAGACAGGATGTGTTGGAACAGAAATTGAGTATGGGACATGCCCGTTGTCTTCTGTCGTTGGAGAGTGATGAGGACATGGTTGAGGCCCGAGATCAGGTCGTGAAAAAGGGTCTGTCAGTGCGGGCAACGGAATCACTGGTGAAAAAAATAAAGACTGTGATAGCACCCAGTGAAAAAGAGAAACAGGTTAAAATTGACCCGGAATTAAATCATTTAGAAGATATCCTGAAGAAGAACCTTGGAACCCAGGTGAAGATTAAAACCAAAGGGAAAGGTGGCAGGATCGAAATCAGTTTTTATGATAATACTGAACTTCAACGGATATTGGACTATATGAATGTTGTATAA
- a CDS encoding ParA family protein codes for MAEIIAIANQKGGVGKTTTAVNLSASLAVAEKKTLLVDMDPQGNACSGVGVVTEELEVTVYDTLHDPLLVKEGIVKTQLDFLNVLPSTTDLIGAELELVAADRREYRLSNVINQVAADYDYIIIDCPPSLGLLTINSLTAAGSVIVPLQCEYYAMEGLSQLMKTIGLVQQGLNTRLSLRGIVLTMFDRRNNLSHQVSEEVREHFQEKVFKSVIPRNVRLSEAPSHGAPVLLYDVSSRGATAYLDLAQEVIKTRES; via the coding sequence ATGGCCGAAATTATTGCCATTGCGAATCAGAAAGGTGGCGTTGGTAAAACGACAACCGCTGTTAACCTTTCTGCATCATTGGCTGTTGCTGAGAAAAAAACCTTACTTGTCGATATGGATCCTCAGGGCAATGCCTGTAGTGGTGTTGGTGTCGTGACAGAGGAACTTGAAGTCACAGTCTATGATACGCTGCATGACCCGCTGCTTGTAAAAGAGGGGATTGTTAAAACGCAATTGGATTTTCTTAATGTTTTGCCCTCGACAACCGATTTGATTGGTGCCGAGCTCGAACTGGTTGCCGCAGATCGTCGTGAATATCGTCTGAGTAACGTGATCAATCAAGTTGCTGCGGATTATGATTATATTATTATCGATTGTCCTCCATCGTTGGGATTGTTGACCATCAATTCATTGACTGCCGCTGGTTCGGTTATCGTTCCTCTTCAGTGCGAGTATTATGCTATGGAGGGCTTGAGCCAGTTGATGAAAACCATTGGCCTAGTGCAGCAAGGTCTGAATACTAGATTGTCTTTGCGTGGCATCGTCCTGACTATGTTTGACCGTCGGAACAATTTGTCACATCAGGTGAGTGAGGAAGTGCGGGAGCATTTTCAGGAAAAAGTTTTTAAATCGGTGATACCGAGAAATGTCCGGTTGTCGGAAGCTCCCAGTCATGGTGCACCAGTGCTCCTTTATGATGTCTCATCGCGTGGTGCTACAGCCTATTTGGATTTAGCCCAGGAAGTGATTAAAACAAGGGAATCATGA
- the rsmG gene encoding 16S rRNA (guanine(527)-N(7))-methyltransferase RsmG, whose protein sequence is MIIEEVNRCLPPMLQLSSEQYELIDQYLDELLVWNRKINLTAIRQKNICWQKHIIDSLMLGEFIDPDSCLLDIGSGAGLPSIPLKIFYPQLSVTSVDTVSKKIQFQKHCVRKLHLTHYQALSTRIEHLNGQSQQRYPYITSRAFSSLAQFCQLSHHYLADNGVLIAMKGADYKREIEEATDILSELDLEIVTIHERILQPLDEKRAFIVLNKGKQVAVC, encoded by the coding sequence ATGATCATTGAAGAGGTTAATCGCTGTTTGCCCCCCATGCTACAGTTATCCTCTGAACAATATGAACTGATAGATCAATATCTTGATGAGTTGTTGGTGTGGAATCGTAAAATAAATTTGACAGCAATTCGCCAGAAAAATATATGTTGGCAAAAACATATTATTGATTCTCTGATGCTGGGTGAGTTTATTGACCCTGACTCCTGTTTGCTTGATATCGGCTCGGGGGCAGGGTTGCCGTCAATTCCACTGAAGATATTTTATCCACAGTTGTCGGTAACCTCAGTTGATACGGTTAGTAAAAAAATTCAATTTCAAAAACATTGCGTTAGAAAGTTGCACTTGACACACTATCAAGCACTGTCTACTCGAATTGAACATCTTAATGGTCAGTCTCAGCAACGCTACCCATACATTACATCACGAGCCTTTAGTTCTTTGGCTCAGTTCTGCCAACTCAGCCATCATTATTTAGCTGATAATGGCGTTTTGATTGCAATGAAGGGTGCTGATTATAAAAGAGAAATTGAAGAGGCAACGGATATCTTGTCAGAGCTGGACCTCGAAATAGTTACGATTCATGAGCGAATCCTTCAACCCTTAGATGAAAAAAGGGCTTTTATTGTCCTGAATAAAGGTAAACAGGTCGCTGTATGCTAA
- the mnmG gene encoding tRNA uridine-5-carboxymethylaminomethyl(34) synthesis enzyme MnmG, protein MIVYDKKYEVVVVGAGHAGCEAALAAARMGHETLLLNMNLDAVAQMSCNPAIGGLAKGHLVREIDALGGQMAKNIDKTGIQFRVLNTKKGPAVQASRAQADRFLYSQSMKLVVENQEKLDLKQGTVSHLVVEENRIVAVEIKEGWRFNCQCVVLTTGTFMRGLIHVGMNHYPGGRSGEPPSLGLSDQLKKLGFDVGRLKTGTPPRLYRGSIDFSKTEEQPGDDTFRPFSYVSEQVNQQQVSCYITATNEQTHEIIRSGLDRSPLYSGVIEGVGPRYCPSIEDKVVRFPEKTTHQVFLEPEGLNSSEIYPNGLPTSLPADVQLKFLRTIPGLENVEIMRVGYAIEYDYVDPIQLKPSLETKLIDGLFHAGQVNGTSGYEEAAAQGLMAGINAVRKIEGKPPVILRRDQAYIGVLIDDLINLGSKEPYRMFTSRAEYRLLLREDNADERLTELGYQVGLVDEQRWKHYSTKKKHIDEALKLLVDERITAKDKDKIAALNVEKISNGQSAKDLLKRPNITIAQLKGVVDGLDAYSDEVLLQVEIAVKYDGYIKRQNDQVEKFKKNELVKIPETFDYTKVQSLSAEVIEKLCKIRPENLGQASRIPGVTPAAITILSVLLRGRNDH, encoded by the coding sequence ATGATTGTCTACGATAAAAAATACGAAGTGGTCGTTGTTGGTGCTGGACATGCTGGATGTGAAGCGGCTTTAGCTGCTGCTCGTATGGGCCATGAAACGCTGTTGTTGAATATGAACCTAGACGCCGTTGCTCAGATGTCATGTAATCCAGCAATTGGTGGGTTGGCAAAAGGGCATCTTGTGAGAGAAATTGATGCTCTCGGCGGTCAGATGGCAAAGAATATCGATAAAACTGGCATTCAGTTTCGAGTTTTAAATACAAAAAAGGGACCGGCTGTTCAAGCTTCACGAGCTCAGGCGGACAGATTTTTGTATTCACAGTCAATGAAATTGGTGGTTGAAAATCAAGAAAAACTTGATTTGAAGCAAGGCACTGTGAGTCATCTTGTTGTTGAAGAAAATCGAATTGTTGCGGTTGAAATTAAAGAGGGGTGGCGTTTTAATTGTCAGTGTGTTGTTTTGACGACTGGGACATTTATGCGGGGGTTGATTCATGTCGGTATGAATCATTATCCTGGTGGTCGTTCAGGTGAACCGCCATCGTTAGGGTTGTCAGACCAATTGAAAAAATTGGGTTTTGATGTCGGTCGATTAAAAACAGGTACGCCTCCCAGGCTATATCGAGGCAGTATTGATTTTTCCAAAACTGAAGAGCAACCTGGGGACGATACATTTAGACCCTTCTCTTATGTGAGTGAACAGGTAAACCAGCAACAGGTGTCGTGTTATATTACGGCAACCAATGAACAAACCCATGAGATTATTCGATCAGGGCTGGACCGTTCTCCTTTATACAGCGGAGTTATTGAGGGGGTAGGACCACGCTATTGTCCTTCGATTGAGGATAAGGTTGTTCGTTTTCCTGAAAAAACAACCCATCAAGTTTTTCTTGAGCCAGAAGGATTGAATTCATCAGAAATATATCCAAATGGATTGCCAACATCGTTACCTGCAGATGTGCAGTTGAAATTTTTGAGAACGATACCTGGTCTTGAAAATGTCGAAATAATGCGCGTGGGTTACGCTATAGAGTACGACTATGTAGATCCTATTCAACTGAAACCCAGTTTAGAAACAAAGTTGATAGACGGACTTTTTCATGCCGGGCAGGTTAATGGCACTTCGGGCTATGAGGAAGCAGCTGCCCAGGGGTTGATGGCAGGTATTAATGCAGTCAGGAAAATTGAAGGGAAACCACCAGTAATTTTACGACGTGATCAGGCTTATATTGGTGTTCTTATCGATGATCTTATTAATCTCGGATCGAAAGAACCGTATCGTATGTTTACATCGCGAGCTGAATACCGATTGTTGCTGCGTGAAGATAACGCGGATGAACGGTTGACTGAATTGGGTTATCAGGTCGGTCTGGTTGATGAACAAAGGTGGAAACACTATTCAACTAAGAAAAAACATATTGATGAGGCGTTAAAGCTACTTGTTGATGAACGGATTACAGCGAAAGACAAAGATAAAATAGCTGCTTTGAATGTTGAAAAAATAAGTAATGGTCAATCGGCGAAGGACCTGCTCAAGCGTCCAAATATCACAATTGCGCAACTCAAAGGTGTCGTTGATGGTCTAGATGCCTATTCAGATGAGGTATTGCTTCAGGTTGAAATTGCCGTCAAATATGACGGATATATTAAACGTCAAAATGATCAGGTTGAAAAATTTAAGAAAAACGAATTGGTAAAAATACCTGAGACGTTTGATTATACAAAAGTTCAAAGCCTGTCTGCTGAAGTGATTGAAAAATTGTGTAAAATCCGTCCTGAAAATCTTGGTCAGGCTTCGCGTATTCCTGGAGTGACTCCTGCTGCGATAACAATCCTCTCCGTTTTACTTCGAGGTAGAAATGATCATTGA
- the mnmE gene encoding tRNA uridine-5-carboxymethylaminomethyl(34) synthesis GTPase MnmE, giving the protein MLFSEDDTIIAPLTAPGHGAVTILRLSGSKSLDLVLTHFFNKSFNRFRSLLSHYFYYGFICDEGVSIDEVMVVYMASPKSYTREDVVEIHCHSSVAVVRNIIDIFVRSGVRIAEPGEFTYRAFKNGRIDLSHAEAIADLIAAKSTMASQLALRQMKGALSGRVYEFKDTILSMLALIEAYIDFPEEDIDKHHALSIQRDCELLLSKVEETLSGYDEGKILREGFSLLILGKPNVGKSSLLNLLVGEDRAIVTNIPGTTRDIIQETITLHGYPITVIDTAGIRDSDDPIEQDGVSRAKNQIGSADVILYMVDGSQPFDISIVQDIKLLPADRFIFVVNKCDKPDFDFQESQISNFINFSISVKENTGVEQLINGILDKLNLNSRHHDESVVLSDRRHKDILVRCHAFLKDFIEAFESGHSDEFLALHLREALQALGEITGETTPDDILNDIFGRFCIGK; this is encoded by the coding sequence ATGTTGTTCTCAGAAGATGATACAATTATTGCTCCGTTAACAGCGCCAGGTCATGGTGCTGTTACTATTTTACGACTTTCTGGTTCTAAATCTTTAGACCTTGTTTTAACTCATTTTTTCAATAAATCTTTTAATAGGTTTAGGTCCTTACTTTCACATTATTTTTATTATGGTTTTATTTGTGATGAGGGTGTGTCTATCGATGAGGTTATGGTTGTTTACATGGCATCACCTAAATCTTATACGCGTGAAGATGTTGTTGAAATTCATTGTCATTCCAGTGTTGCAGTTGTTCGAAATATTATTGATATTTTTGTCCGATCTGGAGTCCGGATAGCTGAGCCGGGTGAATTTACTTATAGGGCTTTTAAAAATGGTCGTATTGATCTTTCTCATGCTGAAGCTATAGCGGATCTAATTGCAGCTAAATCAACTATGGCCAGCCAGTTAGCATTAAGACAGATGAAGGGTGCTCTGTCTGGACGTGTTTATGAGTTTAAAGATACAATATTGTCTATGTTGGCTTTGATTGAAGCTTATATCGATTTTCCTGAAGAAGATATCGATAAACATCACGCTTTATCCATTCAAAGAGATTGTGAACTTCTTTTATCAAAAGTTGAAGAAACCCTTTCAGGTTATGACGAAGGGAAAATACTCAGAGAGGGTTTTTCTCTGTTAATTCTTGGAAAACCGAATGTTGGGAAAAGTTCCCTTTTAAATTTACTTGTTGGTGAGGATAGAGCTATTGTTACCAATATCCCAGGCACAACAAGAGATATTATTCAGGAAACTATTACTCTTCATGGTTATCCTATTACAGTTATTGATACTGCCGGAATTCGTGATTCTGATGACCCAATTGAACAGGATGGAGTATCGAGAGCGAAAAATCAGATAGGGTCTGCAGATGTTATTTTATATATGGTTGATGGTTCGCAACCGTTTGATATTTCAATAGTGCAAGATATTAAGCTCTTGCCAGCTGACCGTTTCATTTTTGTTGTTAATAAGTGCGATAAACCAGACTTTGATTTCCAAGAATCACAGATTTCTAATTTTATAAATTTTTCTATCTCTGTTAAAGAGAATACGGGTGTCGAGCAATTGATAAACGGTATTCTTGATAAGCTCAATCTCAATAGTCGTCACCACGATGAATCTGTTGTATTGTCAGATCGGCGTCATAAAGATATTCTTGTTCGTTGTCATGCTTTTCTGAAAGATTTTATAGAGGCCTTTGAGTCTGGCCATTCTGATGAGTTTTTGGCTTTGCATTTACGTGAAGCGTTACAAGCGTTGGGTGAAATAACTGGTGAAACAACTCCAGATGATATTTTGAACGATATTTTTGGCCGGTTTTGTATCGGTAAATAA
- the yidC gene encoding membrane protein insertase YidC: MENKNTLVALILMLIVWTGFTFLFPPSENQSPDSEVTAKAEDKSLKQDISVDAQTVVDIQNNISNVKTSDRFITFENDVFEATISVSTSTLVDLKLKDYKRDIDNDSDLVSLLDKSDDIKSLVYYGNNDFSQLSNALFNTKITDDHVFVSQDSLQVDFYSTVDNFEINKRYIFYKNKYDFDIVYSLKNISSDSRNGNVVLSLSNFWSEDIKGNRLEFVGPVYFSDDELNTIDVEDINNDVYSNIAWSGFENKYFFSALIGNDKFSNLLVKHQNNYVQTNLISTDLTISNGQQLDFKTKVFYGPKDVQILKGVDDNLVRVVDYGFFKILAKPLHTVLNFFYGYIGNYGFSIILLTVIIKMLFWPLTQKSYVSMKAMQKIQPEMKKLREKYGNDRESLNRKMMELYREHRVNPLGGCLPMLVQIPVFFALYKVLLGTIELRHAPFIFWITDLSVKDPYYITPLVMGLTMFIQQKLTPNTMDPMQAKMMLAMPVVFTFLFLNFPAGLVVYWLVNNLLTIFQQYLIYKKPA, translated from the coding sequence ATGGAAAACAAAAACACACTGGTCGCTTTGATTTTAATGCTCATTGTCTGGACGGGTTTTACGTTCTTATTTCCTCCTTCTGAAAATCAATCTCCTGATTCTGAGGTTACTGCAAAGGCGGAAGATAAATCTTTGAAGCAGGATATAAGTGTTGATGCTCAGACTGTTGTTGATATTCAAAATAATATTTCAAATGTAAAGACCTCAGACCGTTTTATAACTTTTGAAAATGATGTTTTTGAAGCGACTATTTCTGTTTCTACATCTACTTTAGTTGATTTGAAGCTCAAAGACTATAAGAGGGATATCGATAATGATTCCGATTTAGTATCATTGTTAGATAAAAGTGATGATATAAAATCTCTTGTTTATTATGGAAATAATGATTTTAGTCAGTTATCTAATGCTTTATTCAATACTAAAATAACTGATGATCATGTATTCGTTTCTCAGGATAGTTTGCAGGTTGATTTCTATTCAACTGTTGATAATTTTGAAATAAATAAAAGATACATTTTTTATAAAAATAAATATGATTTTGATATCGTTTATTCTTTGAAAAATATTTCTTCTGATTCACGTAATGGAAATGTTGTTTTATCTTTATCCAATTTTTGGTCAGAAGATATAAAAGGTAATAGACTTGAGTTTGTTGGGCCTGTTTATTTTTCAGATGATGAATTGAATACAATTGATGTCGAAGATATTAATAATGATGTTTATTCAAATATTGCATGGTCTGGTTTTGAAAACAAATACTTTTTCTCTGCACTTATAGGTAATGATAAATTTTCAAACTTATTAGTAAAGCATCAAAATAATTATGTTCAAACAAATCTTATTTCGACCGATCTTACTATCTCAAACGGTCAGCAGTTAGATTTTAAAACAAAAGTTTTTTATGGCCCCAAAGATGTTCAAATACTTAAAGGAGTTGATGACAATTTAGTCCGTGTTGTAGATTATGGTTTTTTCAAAATTTTAGCTAAGCCTTTACACACGGTTCTCAATTTCTTTTATGGATACATTGGTAATTATGGGTTTTCAATTATTTTACTGACTGTCATCATAAAAATGCTCTTTTGGCCATTAACTCAAAAGAGTTATGTCTCAATGAAGGCGATGCAGAAAATCCAGCCTGAGATGAAAAAGCTTAGAGAAAAATATGGTAATGACCGTGAGTCTCTCAATCGTAAGATGATGGAGCTGTATCGAGAGCATCGTGTAAATCCACTCGGAGGGTGTCTGCCGATGCTGGTGCAGATTCCGGTCTTTTTTGCGTTATATAAGGTTTTGCTTGGAACAATAGAGTTGCGTCATGCACCATTTATTTTTTGGATCACTGATTTGTCTGTAAAAGACCCTTATTACATCACACCATTGGTAATGGGCCTAACGATGTTTATTCAGCAAAAATTGACTCCAAATACAATGGATCCTATGCAGGCAAAAATGATGTTGGCGATGCCTGTCGTTTTCACATTTCTATTTCTAAACTTTCCTGCAGGGCTTGTTGTTTATTGGTTGGTGAATAACCTTTTGACTATTTTCCAGCAATATTTAATTTATAAAAAACCTGCTTGA
- the yidD gene encoding membrane protein insertion efficiency factor YidD: MNTNPLVNMSLFLINIYQRIISPLTPPSCRFIPTCSEYAILSIKKYGFFVGVFKSVLRILRCNPLFKGGYDPVK, from the coding sequence ATGAATACCAATCCTTTGGTAAATATGTCACTTTTCCTTATCAATATTTATCAGCGCATAATTTCCCCCCTAACACCGCCTTCTTGTCGTTTTATTCCCACCTGTTCTGAATACGCAATTTTATCGATAAAAAAATATGGTTTTTTTGTCGGCGTATTTAAATCTGTATTAAGAATTTTGAGATGTAATCCACTTTTTAAAGGTGGGTATGATCCTGTTAAATAG
- the rnpA gene encoding ribonuclease P protein component gives MFIKNKTDYTQCYQSGIKKHTRYFILFFIATNSPARFGFTVSKKIGGAVVRNRIKRLLREFVRNNYSDDLLYDVVIVAKRRAALFNKKKYAELADDLLPQLMP, from the coding sequence TTGTTTATTAAAAACAAGACGGATTATACCCAGTGTTATCAGTCGGGTATTAAAAAGCATACCCGGTATTTCATCTTGTTTTTCATTGCTACAAACAGCCCCGCCAGGTTTGGTTTTACAGTAAGTAAAAAAATAGGCGGGGCTGTTGTTCGAAATCGCATCAAGCGTCTATTGAGAGAGTTTGTCAGAAACAATTATTCTGATGATCTTCTTTATGATGTGGTTATAGTCGCTAAACGCCGGGCCGCATTATTTAATAAAAAAAAATATGCTGAACTCGCTGATGATCTTTTACCTCAGTTAATGCCATGA
- the rpmH gene encoding 50S ribosomal protein L34, which translates to MKRTYQPSRVSRKRTHGFRKRMSTSNGRNVIKRRRNRGRKVLAATISSK; encoded by the coding sequence ATGAAAAGAACTTATCAGCCTAGCCGTGTTAGCCGTAAACGTACTCATGGTTTCCGTAAGAGGATGTCTACCAGCAACGGTCGCAATGTGATCAAGCGTCGCCGAAATCGTGGCAGAAAAGTATTGGCTGCGACAATATCTTCTAAGTAG
- the dnaA gene encoding chromosomal replication initiator protein DnaA, with the protein MSENFWQDLKKILQKKLNKQHYSTWIEPIKFDEIEGNTINISVSNKFIKDWIEKNYKDLILIEAKKISRDIDGINIKTDKTIKKTFKKDKEEVKKEENNNFKNTNLNINPEYTFSKFISGSSNQFAAAAAMAVANNPATIYNPLFIYGGVGLGKTHLINAIGNEIIKNNKKIKVSYYSSEKFTNELINSIRYGKMDEFRNKFRSIDVLLIDDVQFIAGKERTQEEFFHTFNSLYESHKQIVVTSDKFPKEIPGLEERLRSRFEWGLIADIQPPDIETKQAILEAKAEQNNIILPQEVALFLSNSVISNIRELEGYLVRIGAYSSLTSTPISIEMAKNILKDIIIESNKELTIEDIQKKVSNHFNIKISEIKSSKRVKNLVIPRQIAMYLCRQLTSCSYPEIGDHFGGKDHSTVIHAIKKIEKNIENDSYLRSTIKTIKNTLLPS; encoded by the coding sequence ATGTCAGAAAATTTTTGGCAAGATCTAAAAAAAATACTACAGAAAAAATTAAACAAACAACATTATTCCACCTGGATTGAACCAATAAAGTTTGATGAGATAGAAGGCAACACAATAAATATTTCTGTATCAAATAAATTTATAAAAGATTGGATTGAAAAAAACTATAAAGATTTAATTTTAATAGAAGCTAAGAAAATAAGCAGGGATATTGATGGAATCAATATAAAAACAGATAAAACAATAAAAAAAACATTCAAAAAAGATAAAGAAGAAGTAAAAAAAGAAGAAAACAATAATTTTAAAAATACAAATTTAAATATAAATCCTGAATACACATTTTCAAAATTTATTTCAGGATCATCTAATCAATTTGCTGCAGCAGCAGCTATGGCCGTTGCAAACAATCCAGCAACTATATATAACCCATTATTTATATATGGTGGTGTTGGGCTTGGTAAAACTCATCTTATTAATGCAATAGGTAATGAGATCATAAAGAATAACAAAAAAATAAAAGTAAGTTATTATTCATCTGAAAAATTCACAAACGAATTAATAAATTCGATCAGATATGGAAAAATGGATGAATTTAGAAATAAATTTAGATCAATAGATGTTCTACTTATAGATGATGTACAATTTATTGCAGGAAAAGAGAGGACTCAAGAAGAGTTTTTCCACACATTTAATTCTCTTTATGAATCACATAAGCAAATTGTTGTTACTTCAGATAAATTTCCTAAAGAAATACCAGGTTTAGAAGAACGATTAAGATCACGTTTTGAATGGGGATTAATTGCTGACATACAACCACCAGATATTGAGACAAAACAGGCAATTCTCGAAGCAAAAGCTGAACAAAATAATATTATTTTACCTCAAGAAGTAGCATTATTTTTATCAAACTCGGTGATAAGTAATATACGAGAATTGGAAGGATATCTTGTAAGAATTGGTGCATATTCAAGTTTAACATCAACGCCAATATCTATTGAAATGGCAAAAAATATTTTAAAAGATATAATAATAGAATCAAACAAAGAATTAACAATTGAAGATATACAAAAAAAAGTATCAAATCATTTCAATATAAAAATTTCAGAAATCAAATCCTCTAAAAGAGTTAAAAACCTAGTTATACCAAGACAAATAGCAATGTATTTATGCCGACAATTAACATCATGCTCATACCCAGAAATCGGTGATCATTTTGGTGGAAAGGATCACTCAACAGTTATACACGCTATAAAAAAGATAGAAAAAAACATCGAAAATGACAGCTATCTGAGATCAACAATCAAAACAATAAAAAATACACTACTGCCTTCATAA